In Arcanobacterium wilhelmae, the following are encoded in one genomic region:
- the rpmH gene encoding 50S ribosomal protein L34 — MTTKRTFQPNNRRRAKVHGFRKRMSTRAGRAVLAARRRKGRAKLSA; from the coding sequence ATGACCACCAAGCGTACGTTCCAGCCGAATAACCGCCGCCGCGCGAAGGTCCACGGCTTCCGTAAGCGTATGTCCACCCGTGCAGGCCGCGCAGTTCTCGCAGCCCGCCGTCGTAAGGGCCGCGCAAAGCTCTCTGCCTGA